From a single Nocardioides sp. dk884 genomic region:
- a CDS encoding site-specific integrase, translating into MVNYRDPEGRQRRKTFKRKAEAVAFRNTVEADKLRGTYLDVDAGRISFRAYAEEWLDSRTFSPLTFEATELRLRLHVFPTLGHLELRQIRPSTIQKLLRSMEMAETYRRVIFSNVSAILSAAVDDDMIAKNPCKASSVAKPATSRRKVVPWPSEWVSSMHDALPPQYRIAVTLGSGLGLRQGEVFGLAVEDIDFLRGVVEVRRQVKVFGGNRLAFGLPKGDKTRTVPLPKSVATELSSHLATYPRRNVTLPWGTPQADKKAGARVILTTRERSALNRNYFNTRLWKPSQTRVGIEQSRDNGMHALRHWYASVLLDAGESIRAVSEYLGHSDPGFTLRTYTHLMPGSTERTRAAVDAAFAADTVPLGGGLQGGPRRPSRRSPSRRDLQ; encoded by the coding sequence GTGGTGAACTATCGAGATCCCGAGGGGCGGCAGCGCCGCAAGACCTTCAAACGCAAGGCCGAGGCGGTCGCGTTCCGCAACACGGTCGAGGCGGACAAACTCCGTGGAACCTACCTCGATGTCGACGCCGGCAGGATCTCGTTTCGGGCCTATGCCGAGGAGTGGCTCGACAGCCGGACCTTCAGCCCGCTGACCTTTGAGGCGACTGAGCTGCGCCTCCGGCTCCACGTGTTCCCGACACTGGGACACCTCGAACTGCGACAGATTAGGCCGTCGACGATTCAGAAGCTCCTGCGCTCGATGGAGATGGCTGAGACCTACCGGCGCGTCATCTTCTCCAACGTGTCGGCCATCCTCTCGGCTGCGGTCGACGACGATATGATCGCCAAGAATCCATGCAAGGCCAGTTCAGTGGCAAAGCCCGCAACGTCGCGTCGCAAGGTGGTGCCCTGGCCGTCCGAATGGGTCTCCTCCATGCACGACGCGCTTCCGCCCCAGTACCGGATCGCCGTCACCTTGGGTTCGGGTCTGGGACTACGCCAAGGCGAGGTGTTCGGGCTCGCGGTCGAGGACATCGACTTCCTCCGCGGGGTCGTCGAGGTCAGGCGACAAGTCAAGGTGTTCGGAGGTAACCGCCTCGCCTTTGGCCTGCCGAAGGGCGACAAGACCCGCACCGTCCCCTTGCCCAAGAGCGTCGCAACCGAGCTCAGCAGCCACCTCGCCACCTACCCACGACGAAACGTCACGCTCCCGTGGGGAACGCCGCAAGCGGACAAGAAGGCGGGTGCGCGGGTCATCCTCACCACACGCGAGCGTTCTGCTCTCAACCGCAACTACTTCAACACCCGTCTCTGGAAGCCCAGCCAAACCCGTGTGGGCATCGAGCAATCGCGTGACAACGGCATGCACGCCCTACGCCACTGGTACGCCTCGGTACTCCTGGACGCCGGCGAATCGATTCGCGCCGTGTCCGAGTACCTCGGCCACAGCGACCCCGGCTTCACGTTACGCACCTATACCCACCTCATGCCCGGCAGCACGGAGCGAACCCGGGCAGCAGTGGATGCTGCCTTCGCAGCCGACACAGTCCCGCTGGGTGGTGGGCTTCAAGGAGGTCCTCGGCGCCCTAGTCGCCGCTCTCCATCGCGGCGTGATCTCCAGTAA
- a CDS encoding vWA domain-containing protein, which produces MAMIQWWVGAIVLALGVVAGLLAWLRPPHAPSEPGVLVAASERLRRLPSWEEAVRRESRRRRLLVAGVAVAIAGLALLGSRFVMVSEESEAMRQRDVVLCMDVSGSMVPVVEDIVDTYLALVGDLTEERIGFVMFDANAVTGFALTDHHEEVATRLAAAREELRGEEPVAGTTAPASGSSLVGDGLASCVQHFDRPEEERARTLVLATDNLVSGDSLYTLQEATDLAVERDVMVFAVTPRGTQANAVAELRGQTSRTHGDVLLLSAGEPTNTAVISLAVAKQERTALLATAQEHSFDVIAPGVLVTLLGLGMATAADRRRP; this is translated from the coding sequence ATGGCGATGATTCAGTGGTGGGTGGGGGCCATCGTCCTGGCGCTGGGCGTCGTGGCGGGCCTCCTCGCGTGGCTGCGTCCTCCGCATGCGCCGAGCGAGCCCGGCGTCCTCGTGGCCGCATCCGAGCGCCTGCGCCGCCTCCCGTCCTGGGAGGAGGCCGTCCGCCGGGAGTCACGCAGGCGGCGCCTCCTCGTCGCCGGGGTGGCGGTGGCGATCGCGGGGCTGGCGCTCCTCGGCTCGCGGTTCGTCATGGTGAGCGAGGAGTCCGAGGCGATGCGCCAGCGCGATGTCGTGCTGTGCATGGACGTCTCCGGCTCGATGGTGCCCGTGGTGGAGGACATCGTGGACACCTACCTCGCGCTGGTCGGTGATCTCACCGAGGAACGGATCGGCTTCGTGATGTTCGACGCGAACGCCGTGACCGGCTTCGCCCTGACCGACCACCACGAGGAAGTGGCCACGCGCCTCGCCGCGGCGCGAGAGGAGCTGCGGGGCGAGGAGCCGGTCGCCGGGACCACAGCCCCGGCTTCGGGATCCTCCCTGGTCGGGGACGGGCTCGCGAGCTGCGTGCAGCACTTCGACCGGCCCGAGGAGGAGAGGGCGCGCACCCTCGTGCTGGCCACCGACAACCTGGTCTCCGGTGACTCGCTCTACACCCTCCAGGAGGCCACCGACCTCGCCGTCGAGCGCGACGTGATGGTCTTCGCCGTCACGCCGCGGGGGACCCAGGCGAACGCGGTGGCCGAGTTGAGGGGGCAGACCTCGCGCACCCACGGCGACGTCTTGTTGCTGAGCGCCGGGGAGCCGACCAACACCGCCGTCATCTCGCTGGCCGTCGCCAAGCAGGAACGAACGGCGCTCCTGGCCACGGCCCAGGAACACAGCTTCGACGTCATCGCCCCCGGGGTGCTGGTCACGCTGCTGGGACTCGGGATGGCCACGGCCGCCGACAGGAGAAGGCCATGA
- a CDS encoding DUF58 domain-containing protein: MALLHRIRTRAELVAHRRVRTLLDGRHASTSHARSLDFSDLRAYVPGDDVADIDWLASARHGDLLVKRHVAERRAVVMLVVDTGREFAAAAHWDPTTTDLKRDVAVTAAGLVGWIAIRAGDHVGLVHSGPDGPRATRPSTREVDLERMLEEVVGACAPDAAGRRTLDLLDHAAVALRRRTLMVVVLDDLEWGPEVEHRLVRLAAQHELVVLTVADADPTAPLRHGVATVDVGTRRTVPDFVATHPGLVAELASADAVRRERRDTALRRLGVAHVHLARLDEAVPALLTLMERRRRVR; the protein is encoded by the coding sequence ATGGCCCTGCTCCACCGCATCCGGACCCGAGCCGAGCTCGTCGCCCATCGTCGGGTCCGCACGTTGCTCGACGGGCGGCACGCGTCGACCTCGCACGCCCGCAGCCTCGACTTCTCCGACCTGAGGGCCTACGTCCCGGGCGATGACGTCGCCGACATCGACTGGTTGGCCTCCGCCCGCCACGGCGACCTGCTCGTCAAGCGACACGTCGCCGAGCGCCGCGCCGTCGTGATGCTGGTCGTTGACACCGGACGGGAGTTCGCGGCAGCGGCCCACTGGGATCCGACGACCACCGACCTGAAGCGCGATGTGGCGGTGACGGCTGCCGGGTTGGTGGGCTGGATCGCCATACGGGCCGGCGACCACGTCGGCCTGGTGCACAGCGGGCCTGACGGGCCACGGGCCACGCGCCCCAGCACGCGCGAGGTCGACCTCGAGCGCATGCTGGAGGAGGTGGTCGGCGCCTGCGCGCCGGATGCCGCCGGTCGGCGCACCCTGGATCTCTTGGACCACGCGGCGGTGGCACTGCGTCGTCGCACCCTGATGGTCGTGGTCCTGGACGACCTGGAGTGGGGGCCGGAGGTGGAGCACCGCCTGGTGCGCCTCGCGGCCCAGCACGAGCTGGTGGTCCTGACGGTCGCCGACGCCGACCCCACCGCGCCCCTGCGCCACGGCGTCGCGACCGTGGACGTCGGCACGCGTCGTACCGTCCCGGACTTCGTCGCCACCCACCCAGGTCTGGTCGCGGAACTGGCGAGCGCCGACGCCGTACGGCGGGAGCGACGCGACACCGCCCTGCGGCGACTGGGCGTCGCACACGTCCATCTGGCCCGCCTCGACGAGGCGGTGCCCGCACTGCTGACGCTGATGGAGCGGAGACGTCGTGTCCGATGA
- a CDS encoding helix-turn-helix transcriptional regulator, producing MMATNSHVPAMEPEIFGPQRRGVRGSRAPRLVDAQELWDIDDVATYLGVTKQTIYSWRTTGYGPTGFRVGKHLRWRAATVINWTVRLEENR from the coding sequence ATGATGGCAACGAACTCGCACGTGCCGGCCATGGAACCGGAGATCTTTGGCCCGCAGCGGCGCGGAGTCCGCGGCAGCCGGGCACCCCGGCTGGTCGACGCCCAGGAGCTATGGGACATCGACGACGTCGCGACCTACCTTGGCGTGACCAAGCAGACCATCTACTCCTGGCGGACAACGGGCTACGGCCCTACCGGCTTCCGCGTCGGGAAGCACCTGCGCTGGCGGGCAGCAACCGTGATCAATTGGACGGTTCGGCTCGAGGAGAACCGTTGA
- a CDS encoding VWA domain-containing protein, whose protein sequence is MTWQPHWWLVFPTGAAVMVLGVLATARWRGSSRGTRASDLLRIVVALGLVLVALRPLGQHERDVPVENAVDVVVMLDRTASMGAMDHTGGRSRMEGAGEDLIEVVAGAAGAHVSVIVFDDTARLLVPSTTDVRSVVTTLGTVGWRPSAKATGSDVSVGVALARETLTKLAGQRPDNARVLIYAGDGEQTQTAARESLAPLADLVDEAWVLGYGTRAGGVMPVAPGASDLVSRDGVDQRSVLDEDTLRAMAVELQGSYVHRTGGATLPDVARPAGSAVREVVPGAEYYWLVAVGLVPMLLGYLVVAVRRWRAVKEEQ, encoded by the coding sequence ATGACCTGGCAACCGCACTGGTGGCTGGTGTTCCCGACAGGGGCGGCCGTGATGGTCCTCGGTGTCCTCGCGACCGCCAGGTGGCGGGGCTCCTCGCGAGGCACGAGGGCGAGCGATCTGCTGCGGATCGTGGTGGCCCTGGGGCTGGTGCTCGTGGCGTTGCGCCCCTTGGGGCAGCACGAGCGCGACGTGCCGGTGGAGAACGCCGTCGACGTGGTGGTGATGCTGGACCGGACCGCCTCGATGGGCGCCATGGACCACACGGGTGGGCGCTCCCGCATGGAGGGTGCCGGTGAGGACCTGATCGAGGTCGTCGCTGGTGCCGCCGGCGCTCATGTCTCGGTGATCGTCTTCGACGACACCGCCCGCCTCCTCGTGCCGTCCACCACGGACGTGAGGAGCGTGGTCACGACCCTGGGCACCGTCGGCTGGCGACCCTCGGCGAAGGCGACCGGCTCGGACGTCTCGGTCGGGGTGGCGCTGGCCCGCGAGACGTTGACGAAGCTGGCCGGCCAGCGGCCCGACAACGCCCGGGTGCTGATCTATGCCGGTGACGGCGAGCAGACCCAGACCGCGGCGAGGGAGTCGCTCGCCCCGTTGGCCGACCTGGTCGACGAGGCATGGGTGCTCGGCTACGGCACCCGGGCGGGCGGGGTGATGCCGGTCGCGCCAGGCGCCTCCGACCTCGTGTCACGGGACGGAGTGGACCAGCGCTCCGTGCTGGACGAGGACACCCTGCGTGCGATGGCCGTTGAGCTGCAGGGGTCCTACGTCCACCGCACTGGGGGAGCGACTCTCCCCGACGTCGCCCGCCCGGCGGGATCCGCGGTGCGCGAGGTCGTGCCCGGGGCGGAGTACTACTGGCTGGTGGCCGTGGGGCTGGTCCCGATGCTGCTGGGCTATCTGGTGGTGGCGGTGCGGCGCTGGCGCGCCGTGAAGGAGGAGCAGTGA
- the glnA gene encoding type I glutamate--ammonia ligase — protein sequence MFQNSDELLKYIKDEGVEMIDVRFCDLPGIMQHFTVPASSFDQSVFDDGLGFDGSSIRGFQAINESDMSLFPDVTTAYLDPFRAAKTLVVNFFIHDPITGEAYSRDPRNIARKALAYLDTTGIADTAYFAPEAEFYIFDSVRYSTGVNESYYHIDSVEGWWNSGKEGDNLGYKTRLKGGYFPVAPYDHYTDLRDVMVKNLEASGLLVERAHHEVGTAGQAEINYRFDTLLKAADDVMKFKYIIKNTAWEAGKSVTFMPKPIFGDNGSGMHVHQSLWKGGEPLFYDETGYGGLSDMARWYIGGILKHAPSLLAFTNPTVNSFHRLVPGFEAPISLVYSSRNRSASIRIPLTGSNPKAKRVETRFPDPSANPYLAFSALMLAGIDGVKNKIEPASPIDKDIYELPPEEMAEIDQVPTSLGAVLDALEDDHDYLTVGNVFTPDLIETWIDYKRTQEIAPVQLRPHPHEFELYYDI from the coding sequence ATGTTCCAGAACAGCGACGAGCTGCTCAAGTACATCAAGGACGAGGGCGTCGAGATGATCGACGTCCGCTTCTGCGACCTGCCCGGCATCATGCAGCACTTCACGGTGCCGGCGTCGTCCTTCGACCAGTCGGTCTTCGACGACGGTCTGGGCTTCGACGGCTCCTCGATCCGCGGCTTCCAGGCCATCAACGAGTCGGACATGTCGCTGTTCCCCGACGTGACCACGGCGTACCTGGACCCGTTCCGCGCCGCGAAGACGCTGGTCGTGAACTTCTTCATCCACGACCCGATCACCGGTGAGGCCTACTCCCGCGACCCGCGCAACATCGCCCGCAAGGCGCTGGCCTACCTGGACACCACGGGTATCGCGGACACCGCGTACTTCGCCCCCGAGGCGGAGTTCTACATCTTCGACAGCGTGCGCTACTCCACGGGTGTCAACGAGAGCTACTACCACATCGACTCTGTCGAGGGCTGGTGGAACTCGGGCAAGGAGGGCGACAACCTGGGCTACAAGACGCGCCTCAAGGGCGGGTACTTCCCGGTTGCGCCGTACGACCACTACACCGACCTGCGCGACGTGATGGTCAAGAACCTCGAGGCGTCGGGCCTGCTGGTCGAGCGTGCCCACCACGAGGTCGGCACCGCGGGTCAGGCGGAGATCAACTACCGCTTCGACACGCTGCTCAAGGCCGCGGACGACGTGATGAAGTTCAAGTACATCATCAAGAACACCGCCTGGGAGGCCGGCAAGTCGGTCACCTTCATGCCGAAGCCGATCTTCGGTGACAACGGCTCGGGCATGCACGTGCACCAGTCGCTGTGGAAGGGCGGCGAGCCGCTGTTCTACGACGAGACCGGGTACGGCGGCCTCTCCGACATGGCGCGCTGGTACATCGGCGGCATCCTCAAGCACGCCCCGTCGCTGCTGGCCTTCACCAACCCGACGGTGAACTCCTTCCACCGCCTGGTGCCGGGCTTCGAGGCGCCGATCTCGCTGGTGTACTCCTCGCGGAACCGCTCGGCCTCGATCCGCATCCCGCTCACGGGCTCCAACCCGAAGGCCAAGCGCGTCGAGACCCGCTTCCCCGACCCGTCGGCGAACCCCTACCTCGCGTTCTCCGCGCTGATGCTCGCCGGCATCGACGGTGTCAAGAACAAGATCGAGCCGGCCTCGCCGATCGACAAGGACATCTACGAGCTCCCGCCGGAGGAGATGGCCGAGATCGACCAGGTCCCGACCTCGCTCGGTGCCGTGCTCGACGCGCTCGAGGACGACCACGACTACCTGACCGTCGGCAACGTCTTCACGCCCGACCTGATCGAGACGTGGATCGACTACAAGCGCACCCAGGAGATCGCGCCGGTGCAGCTGCGTCCGCACCCGCACGAGTTCGAGCTGTACTACGACATCTAA
- a CDS encoding AAA family ATPase, whose amino-acid sequence MTQLIDHETERATRIVAAIEEAFASKVVGQQTLLRSLLVTLVARGHVLMESVPGLAKTLSASVLSSAVAASFSRVQCTPDLLPADIIGTQVYDPRTSTFSTQLGPVHAHFVLLDEINRSSAKTQSAMLEAMQERQTTIGGETHRLPDPFLVLATQNPIDEEGTYVLPQAQMDRFLLKEVLEHPSPLEEAQMLRRMADGGLRDTRVQPVASLDDVVFLQSVADRVHVDEAVLRYIVEIVNVTRNPHAYLAADVARSIEHGASPRGAIAFLQAARAMAVLAGRDHVLPDDVVGLRHQVLRHRLILTFEAVATRVRADDVIDAVFAAVPTP is encoded by the coding sequence ATGACGCAGTTGATCGACCATGAGACCGAGCGCGCCACGCGGATCGTCGCCGCCATCGAGGAGGCCTTCGCCAGCAAGGTGGTGGGGCAGCAGACCCTGCTTCGCAGCCTGCTGGTCACGCTGGTGGCGCGGGGACATGTGCTGATGGAGTCGGTGCCGGGGCTGGCCAAGACGCTGTCGGCCTCCGTGCTCTCTTCGGCGGTGGCGGCGAGCTTCTCCCGGGTCCAGTGCACTCCGGACCTGCTGCCCGCGGACATCATCGGGACCCAGGTGTACGACCCGCGGACCTCGACGTTCTCCACCCAGCTGGGGCCCGTCCACGCGCACTTCGTGCTGCTCGACGAGATCAACCGGTCCTCGGCGAAGACCCAGTCGGCGATGCTCGAGGCGATGCAGGAGCGGCAGACGACGATCGGTGGCGAGACGCACCGGCTGCCCGACCCGTTCCTGGTGCTGGCCACCCAGAACCCCATCGACGAAGAGGGGACCTACGTCCTCCCGCAGGCCCAGATGGACCGCTTCCTGCTCAAGGAGGTGCTCGAGCACCCGAGCCCGCTCGAGGAGGCCCAGATGCTCCGGCGGATGGCGGACGGCGGCCTCCGCGACACGCGTGTCCAGCCGGTCGCCTCCCTGGACGACGTCGTCTTCCTGCAGTCGGTCGCGGACCGGGTCCACGTCGACGAGGCCGTCCTGCGCTACATCGTGGAGATCGTCAACGTCACTCGGAACCCGCATGCCTACCTGGCCGCCGATGTCGCGCGCTCCATCGAGCACGGCGCCAGCCCGCGCGGAGCCATCGCGTTCCTCCAGGCCGCCCGCGCCATGGCCGTGCTGGCCGGCCGCGACCACGTGCTCCCCGACGACGTTGTGGGGTTGCGCCACCAGGTGCTGCGCCACCGCCTCATCCTCACCTTCGAGGCCGTGGCCACCCGGGTCCGGGCCGACGACGTCATCGACGCGGTCTTCGCCGCCGTACCGACCCCCTGA